In Pseudomonas lalkuanensis, the following are encoded in one genomic region:
- a CDS encoding methyl-accepting chemotaxis protein, protein MSLTDFTEPPISRLDPEGRVLACNDAYLDLCGYSREELLGKGYDLINHPGMPPLVLDGMWRTLRAGVPWNGPLMGRHREGGTFWSDLYVVPLFEGGQLVALGTVYHPMDRATCLRADALYARLRQGKPAEPAATRALRLLGEHSVAALGGLLLVGATLAGELDGRLGLALLVGTGAISLQAAHVRQRGVIRGLASHPQVYSDPLLAPAYSQRGGADALLDMAMGSLQLRLRTVMARIHINGDILRSRAGESSELVASEAGQLERQLEETEQSAAAIQQMSSTIHELSRNLQHSAQATQAVDELARDGDRLAGQSQASMQTLHGSVEDIGMAVGQLAESIESISGIAEVIQSIAEQTNLLALNAAIEAARAGESGRGFAVVADEVRTLASRTRDSTGQIQQSIERLRNGSAQALATAQRGEQAAQQSTTDVEQVRESLRRISGEVGQISGMSLQMATAIEQQGQVAEEISRQIARIAGLAEQSAGQAQRSTQIGQELHQLARSQLDLAQRFLHG, encoded by the coding sequence ATGAGCCTGACGGACTTCACCGAACCGCCCATTTCCCGCCTGGACCCGGAAGGCCGGGTGCTGGCCTGCAACGACGCCTACCTGGACCTCTGCGGCTACAGCCGCGAGGAACTGCTGGGCAAGGGCTACGACCTGATCAACCACCCGGGCATGCCACCCCTTGTGCTGGACGGCATGTGGCGCACCCTGCGCGCCGGGGTGCCCTGGAACGGCCCGCTGATGGGCCGCCACCGCGAGGGCGGCACCTTCTGGAGCGACCTCTATGTGGTGCCACTGTTCGAGGGCGGTCAGCTGGTGGCCCTGGGCACCGTCTACCACCCCATGGACCGCGCCACCTGCCTGCGCGCCGACGCCCTCTATGCGCGCCTGCGCCAGGGCAAGCCGGCCGAACCGGCCGCGACACGGGCGCTGCGCCTGCTGGGCGAACACAGCGTCGCGGCACTCGGTGGCCTGCTGCTGGTCGGCGCAACCCTGGCCGGGGAGCTCGACGGCCGTCTCGGCCTGGCCCTGCTCGTCGGGACTGGAGCCATCAGCCTGCAGGCCGCCCATGTACGCCAACGCGGCGTGATTCGGGGCCTGGCGAGTCATCCACAGGTCTACAGCGACCCGCTGCTGGCACCGGCCTACAGCCAGCGCGGTGGTGCCGACGCCCTGCTGGACATGGCCATGGGCAGCTTGCAGCTGCGTTTGCGCACGGTGATGGCGCGCATCCACATCAACGGCGACATCCTGCGCAGCCGCGCCGGGGAATCCTCGGAGCTGGTGGCCAGCGAGGCCGGCCAGCTGGAGCGCCAGCTGGAGGAAACCGAGCAGTCGGCGGCGGCCATCCAGCAGATGAGCAGCACCATCCACGAACTGTCGCGCAACCTCCAGCACAGCGCCCAGGCCACCCAGGCGGTGGACGAGCTGGCACGGGATGGCGACCGCCTGGCCGGCCAGAGCCAGGCCTCGATGCAGACCCTGCACGGCTCCGTGGAGGACATCGGCATGGCGGTGGGCCAGTTGGCCGAATCCATCGAGTCCATCAGCGGCATAGCCGAGGTGATCCAGAGCATCGCCGAGCAGACCAACCTGCTGGCGCTGAACGCGGCGATCGAGGCGGCGCGAGCCGGGGAGTCCGGCCGGGGCTTCGCCGTGGTGGCCGACGAGGTGCGCACCCTCGCCTCGCGGACCCGCGACTCCACCGGCCAGATCCAGCAGTCCATCGAGCGCCTGCGCAACGGCAGCGCCCAGGCCCTGGCCACGGCGCAACGGGGCGAACAGGCCGCGCAGCAGTCCACCACCGACGTGGAACAGGTGCGCGAATCCCTGCGGCGCATCAGCGGCGAAGTGGGCCAGATCAGCGGCATGAGCCTGCAGATGGCTACCGCCATCGAGCAGCAAGGCCAGGTGGCCGAGGAGATCAGCCGGCAGATCGCGCGGATCGCCGGCCTCGCCGAACAGAGCGCCGGCCAGGCCCAGCGCAGTACCCAGATCGGCCAGGAGCTGCACCAGCTGGCCCGCTCCCAGCTCGACCTGGCCCAGCGGTTCCTGCACGGCTGA
- a CDS encoding class II aldolase/adducin family protein, with product MNALAPTQQPRHCSDEEWALRVQLAHCYHLVDFFGWTETIFNHISARLPGPAHHYLVNPFGLNYSEVTPANLLKVDLDGHKLEDSPYDANPAGFALHSAVHGARDDIHCLIHTHTTPISAIVQKKKGFAHDDFYGAQLYGRIGYHEFEGITLFEDEKGRMLESLGDKHILVLRNHGIAVGESSIAKTFFLLWTVQRAAEIQCAAGALGGEDNPLPLAIQQKCTDLTAMLIRESGFATKFFDAMVRKMRAGRSLDW from the coding sequence ATGAACGCCCTTGCCCCAACCCAGCAACCCCGCCACTGCAGCGACGAAGAATGGGCGCTGCGCGTGCAGCTCGCCCACTGCTACCACCTGGTGGATTTCTTCGGCTGGACGGAGACCATCTTCAACCACATTTCCGCGCGCCTGCCGGGGCCGGCCCACCACTATCTGGTGAACCCCTTCGGCCTCAACTACAGCGAAGTCACCCCGGCCAACCTGCTCAAGGTGGACCTCGACGGCCACAAGCTGGAGGACTCGCCCTACGACGCCAACCCCGCCGGCTTCGCCCTGCACAGCGCGGTGCACGGCGCCCGCGACGACATCCACTGCCTGATCCACACCCACACCACCCCCATCTCGGCCATCGTCCAGAAGAAAAAGGGCTTCGCCCACGACGACTTCTACGGCGCGCAGCTGTATGGCCGCATCGGCTACCACGAGTTCGAAGGCATCACCCTGTTCGAGGACGAGAAGGGACGCATGCTCGAAAGCCTCGGCGACAAGCACATCCTGGTGCTGCGCAACCACGGCATCGCGGTGGGCGAGAGCAGCATCGCCAAGACCTTCTTCCTGCTCTGGACGGTGCAGCGCGCGGCGGAGATCCAGTGCGCCGCCGGCGCCCTCGGTGGCGAGGACAACCCGCTGCCGCTGGCCATCCAGCAGAAGTGCACCGACCTCACCGCCATGCTGATCCGCGAGAGCGGCTTCGCCACCAAGTTCTTCGACGCCATGGTGCGCAAGATGCGCGCCGGCCGCAGCCTGGACTGGTGA
- a CDS encoding ketopantoate reductase family protein has product MTSFPSRICIAGAGAIGCTLAARLADAGHPVSVLARGATLAAIRQDGIHLDDLDGHHFVRVPASDRAADLGPQDIVFLCAKADALPALVADIQPLLQADSLVVPVVNGLPWWYFHGLEGRFAGQRIHAVDPDGALAEGLDLARVIGCVVFITAQCPAPAVAEAQNPHLMIFGEPDNRLSPRLRHLRELVESAGIEARASERIRDSVWTKAIANLSSNPLSVVSGATLEQLYGQPGLRELAGACLREALLTAAAYGARIDIDPQTFLDLGAGMGPVRTSMLQDYDKGRPLELAAIGDAVLELADRLDLPMPVTRHLIALARFRGAQPRP; this is encoded by the coding sequence ATGACATCTTTCCCCAGCCGCATCTGCATCGCCGGGGCGGGTGCCATCGGCTGCACCCTCGCCGCGCGCCTGGCCGACGCCGGCCACCCGGTGAGCGTGCTCGCCCGTGGCGCCACCCTCGCCGCCATCCGCCAGGATGGCATCCACCTCGATGACCTGGACGGCCATCACTTCGTGCGCGTGCCGGCCAGCGACCGCGCCGCCGACCTGGGGCCCCAGGACATCGTCTTCCTCTGCGCCAAGGCCGACGCCCTGCCCGCCCTGGTGGCCGACATCCAGCCCCTGCTGCAGGCCGACAGCCTGGTGGTGCCGGTGGTCAACGGCCTGCCCTGGTGGTACTTCCACGGCCTGGAAGGCCGCTTCGCCGGCCAGCGCATCCACGCCGTGGACCCGGACGGTGCCCTCGCCGAAGGCCTCGACCTGGCGCGGGTGATCGGTTGCGTGGTGTTCATCACCGCGCAGTGCCCGGCCCCCGCCGTGGCCGAGGCGCAGAACCCCCACCTGATGATCTTCGGCGAGCCGGACAACCGCCTCTCCCCGCGCCTCCGACACCTGCGCGAACTGGTGGAATCCGCCGGCATCGAGGCCCGCGCCAGCGAGCGCATCCGCGACTCGGTGTGGACCAAGGCCATCGCCAACCTCAGCTCCAACCCGCTCTCGGTGGTCAGCGGCGCCACCCTGGAGCAGCTCTACGGCCAGCCCGGGTTGCGCGAACTGGCCGGTGCCTGCCTGCGCGAGGCGCTGCTCACCGCCGCCGCCTACGGCGCGCGCATCGACATCGATCCACAGACCTTCCTGGACCTGGGCGCCGGCATGGGCCCGGTACGCACCTCGATGCTCCAGGACTACGACAAGGGCCGGCCCCTGGAGCTGGCCGCCATCGGCGACGCGGTGCTGGAACTGGCCGATCGCCTTGACCTGCCCATGCCTGTCACCCGCCACCTGATCGCGCTGGCGCGCTTTCGCGGCGCCCAGCCCCGCCCCTGA
- a CDS encoding ABC transporter ATP-binding protein, translating into MQVENLRQPENQVSSPVLEVSDLSVAYGKVEALSNASLRVGQGQIVTVIGPNGAGKTTLLSAIMGVLGSRGRVAFDGSLEAVPEVEVMVARGLGLVPEKRELFGSMTVADNLLLGAFQRHRSGKRDHADTLDEVYTLFPRLKERRDQMAATLSGGERQMLAVGRALMAKPRLLMLDEPSLGLAPLITREIFRIISTLRQQGVSILLVEQNARAALRVADYAYVLETGQIAMQGPAAQLADDPRVIEAYLGLASKHQEMLAG; encoded by the coding sequence ATGCAGGTAGAGAACCTCAGGCAGCCTGAGAACCAGGTGTCCAGCCCGGTGCTGGAAGTCAGCGACCTGTCCGTCGCCTACGGCAAGGTGGAGGCCCTGTCCAACGCCAGCCTGCGGGTCGGCCAGGGGCAGATCGTCACCGTGATCGGCCCCAACGGCGCCGGCAAGACCACCCTGCTCTCGGCCATCATGGGGGTGCTCGGTTCCCGTGGCCGGGTGGCCTTCGACGGCAGCCTGGAAGCGGTGCCGGAAGTGGAAGTGATGGTCGCCCGCGGGCTCGGCCTGGTGCCGGAGAAGCGCGAGCTGTTCGGCAGCATGACGGTCGCCGACAACTTGCTGCTGGGCGCCTTCCAGCGCCACCGCAGCGGCAAGCGCGACCACGCCGACACCCTGGACGAGGTCTACACCCTGTTCCCGCGCCTGAAGGAGCGCCGCGACCAGATGGCCGCCACCCTCTCCGGCGGCGAGCGGCAGATGCTCGCCGTGGGCCGCGCGCTGATGGCCAAGCCCAGGCTGCTGATGCTCGACGAGCCGAGCCTGGGTCTGGCGCCGCTGATCACCCGCGAGATCTTCCGCATCATCAGCACCCTGCGCCAGCAGGGGGTGTCGATCCTGCTGGTGGAGCAGAACGCCCGCGCCGCCCTGCGGGTGGCCGACTACGCCTATGTGCTGGAAACCGGCCAGATCGCCATGCAGGGCCCCGCCGCCCAGTTGGCCGACGACCCGCGCGTGATCGAGGCCTACCTGGGCCTGGCGAGCAAGCACCAGGAGATGCTCGCCGGATGA
- a CDS encoding branched-chain amino acid ABC transporter ATP-binding protein/permease encodes MKPRYLILALVAVLAVAPMVLPPFYVTLLNYIGLYTLVVLGLVLLTGVGGMTSFGQAAFVGLGAYTSAYLTTVQDLPGWLAWASASPWLTLLVGLLLTGAVALLLGALTLKLSGHYLPLGTIAWGLSLYYLFGTLESLGGHTGVSGLPSISLFGWQLDKGEEIYYLIWAVLLCAMLITQNLLDSREGRAIRALKGGQLMAESMGVNTFRAKLVIFLISALFAALSGWLYAHTQRFVNPTPFGLHMGIDYLFMALIGGVASVWGALLGSGVLTLLKQWLQDLLPQLFGSTGNYEVIVFGLIIVLLMQRAPGGLWPMLLRLVPESWKPRKAARALADAAELPRRELPAAGEVLLEARNVTRRFGGLVANNDMNLEVRAGEILALIGPNGAGKSTLFNQLSGVDTPTSGEVLFRGQKINGIPSRDIARMGMSRTFQHVKLLAEMSVLENVAIGAHLRGHKGVLAAALRLDRTEEAELLAEARRQLERVGLGEYLHAEAGSLALGQQRILEIARALCANPCLLLLDEPAAGLRHKEKEALGILLSRLRSEGMAILLVEHDMDFVMGLVDRVVVMEFGQRIAHGLPADVQKDPAVLEAYLGGAE; translated from the coding sequence ATGAAACCGCGCTACCTGATCCTTGCCCTGGTGGCCGTGCTGGCGGTCGCGCCGATGGTGCTGCCGCCCTTCTACGTCACCCTGTTGAACTACATCGGCCTCTACACCCTGGTGGTCCTGGGCCTGGTGCTGCTCACCGGCGTCGGCGGCATGACCAGCTTCGGCCAGGCCGCCTTCGTCGGCCTCGGTGCCTATACCAGCGCCTACCTGACCACCGTGCAGGACCTGCCGGGCTGGCTGGCCTGGGCCAGCGCCTCGCCCTGGCTGACCCTGCTGGTGGGCCTGCTGCTCACCGGCGCGGTAGCCCTGTTGCTGGGCGCCCTGACCCTCAAGCTGTCCGGCCACTACCTGCCGCTGGGCACCATCGCCTGGGGCCTGTCGCTCTACTACCTGTTCGGCACCCTGGAGTCCCTCGGCGGCCACACCGGCGTCAGCGGCCTGCCCTCGATCTCCCTGTTCGGCTGGCAGCTGGACAAGGGCGAGGAGATCTATTACCTGATCTGGGCCGTGCTGCTGTGCGCCATGCTGATCACCCAGAACCTCCTGGACTCCCGTGAAGGCCGCGCCATCCGTGCCCTCAAGGGCGGCCAGCTGATGGCCGAATCCATGGGCGTGAACACCTTCCGCGCCAAGCTGGTGATCTTCCTCATCTCCGCCCTCTTCGCCGCCCTCTCCGGTTGGCTCTACGCCCATACCCAGCGCTTCGTGAACCCCACGCCTTTCGGCCTGCACATGGGCATCGACTACCTGTTCATGGCGCTGATCGGCGGCGTGGCCAGCGTCTGGGGCGCCCTGCTGGGCTCGGGTGTGCTGACCCTGCTCAAGCAGTGGCTGCAGGACCTCCTGCCGCAACTCTTCGGCAGCACCGGCAACTACGAGGTGATCGTCTTCGGCCTGATCATCGTGCTCCTGATGCAACGTGCCCCGGGCGGCCTCTGGCCCATGCTGCTGCGCCTGGTGCCGGAGTCCTGGAAGCCGCGCAAGGCCGCCAGGGCCCTGGCAGACGCCGCCGAGCTTCCGCGCCGCGAACTGCCGGCCGCCGGTGAAGTGCTGCTGGAAGCGCGCAACGTGACCCGTCGCTTCGGCGGCCTGGTGGCCAACAACGACATGAACCTGGAGGTCCGCGCCGGCGAGATCCTCGCCCTGATCGGCCCCAACGGGGCCGGCAAGAGCACCCTGTTCAACCAGCTCTCGGGCGTGGACACCCCCACCTCCGGCGAGGTGCTGTTCCGTGGCCAGAAGATCAACGGCATCCCCTCCCGCGACATCGCCCGCATGGGCATGAGCCGCACCTTCCAGCACGTCAAGCTGCTGGCGGAAATGAGCGTGCTGGAGAACGTCGCCATCGGCGCCCACCTGCGCGGCCACAAGGGCGTGCTCGCCGCCGCCCTGCGCCTGGACCGCACCGAGGAAGCCGAGCTGCTGGCCGAAGCCCGCCGCCAGCTGGAACGGGTGGGCCTGGGCGAGTACCTGCACGCGGAGGCCGGCAGCCTGGCCCTGGGTCAGCAGCGCATCCTCGAGATCGCCCGCGCCCTGTGCGCCAACCCCTGCCTGCTGCTGCTCGACGAGCCCGCCGCCGGCCTGCGCCACAAGGAGAAGGAAGCCCTGGGCATCCTTCTCAGCCGCCTGCGCAGCGAAGGCATGGCGATCCTCCTGGTGGAGCACGACATGGACTTCGTGATGGGCCTGGTGGACCGGGTCGTGGTGATGGAGTTCGGCCAGCGCATCGCCCATGGCCTGCCGGCCGACGTACAGAAGGACCCCGCCGTGCTGGAAGCCTATCTCGGAGGAGCCGAGTGA
- a CDS encoding branched-chain amino acid ABC transporter permease: protein MNLQIALLLGQDGITNGAIYALLALSILLVFTVTRILLIPQGEFVTYGALTMAALQAGQPTALVWLLLALTLADCAMDLLDATRANRGFRFPRRIVLKLAYALALVGLVRTLPLAELPMALQALLTLALVVPLGPQIYRLAFQPLASASSLMLLIVSIAVHVAMVGIALLLFGPEGARTAPFSEASLTLGPVTFNSQTLWVIAVSLAMIIGLFLFFERSLYGKALRATAVNRLGARLMGISPNLAGKATFALATFIGALSGILIAPITTLYFDSGFVISLKGFVGAIIGGLVSYPVAALGALGVGLIEAFSMFWASTYKEIIVFTLIIPFLLWRSLTSRHLEDDE, encoded by the coding sequence ATGAATCTCCAGATAGCCCTGCTGCTCGGCCAGGACGGCATCACCAACGGCGCGATCTACGCGCTGCTGGCCCTGTCGATCCTGCTGGTCTTCACCGTCACGCGCATCCTGCTGATCCCCCAGGGCGAATTCGTCACCTACGGCGCGCTGACCATGGCCGCCCTGCAGGCCGGCCAGCCCACCGCCCTGGTCTGGCTGCTGCTCGCCCTGACCCTGGCCGACTGCGCCATGGACCTGCTTGACGCCACCCGCGCCAACCGCGGCTTCCGCTTCCCCAGGCGGATCGTGCTCAAGCTCGCCTACGCCCTGGCCCTGGTGGGCCTGGTGCGTACCCTGCCACTGGCCGAACTGCCGATGGCGCTGCAGGCGCTGCTGACCCTGGCACTGGTAGTGCCCCTTGGCCCGCAGATCTATCGCCTGGCGTTCCAGCCGCTGGCCTCGGCCAGCTCCCTGATGCTGCTGATCGTTTCCATCGCCGTACACGTGGCCATGGTGGGCATCGCCCTGCTGCTGTTCGGGCCGGAAGGCGCGCGCACCGCCCCCTTCTCCGAAGCCAGCCTGACCCTCGGCCCGGTGACCTTCAACAGCCAGACCCTGTGGGTGATCGCGGTGTCCCTGGCGATGATCATCGGCCTGTTCCTGTTCTTCGAGCGCAGCCTCTACGGCAAGGCCCTGCGCGCCACCGCGGTGAACCGCCTCGGCGCACGGCTGATGGGCATCTCGCCGAACCTGGCAGGCAAGGCGACCTTCGCCCTGGCCACCTTCATCGGCGCGCTGTCGGGCATCCTCATCGCCCCCATCACGACCCTGTACTTCGACTCCGGTTTCGTCATCAGCCTCAAGGGCTTCGTCGGCGCCATCATCGGCGGCCTGGTGAGCTACCCGGTGGCGGCCCTGGGGGCCCTGGGCGTCGGCCTGATCGAAGCGTTCTCGATGTTCTGGGCCAGCACCTACAAGGAGATCATCGTCTTCACCCTGATCATCCCCTTCCTGCTCTGGCGCTCCCTCACCAGCCGTCACCTGGAGGACGATGAATGA
- a CDS encoding ABC transporter substrate-binding protein, translating into MHFKQAVSTLLLSAACFAYAQADVKVGVITSSTGPIALVGIPQKNSVPLLPTQAGEQKVTYIQLDDGSDPTATVKALKKLISEENVDAIIGPSGSPNAMGVIQFAAEAGVPLLAPVGTAAVVLPMNEQKKWVFKTTQNDDLIAKALVQDMNARGVKTLGFIGTADPYGENWSKVMAAMAAEHGIKLVATERFQRQDTSVTGQSLKVLAARPDAVLVAAPGSAAVLPQTTLFDQGYRGQMYQTHGAALPDFLKLGGKKVEGTILAASLMLVLDQMPDTHPSKTIAGEYVAAYEKLNGSKPATFGANTFDAGILLQKAIPEAAAKAQPGTPEFRAALRDALEASHEVAATQGVYNMTPEDHSGFDERGRELIQVKNGTWTLLGRN; encoded by the coding sequence ATGCACTTCAAACAAGCCGTGTCCACCCTGCTGCTCAGTGCCGCCTGCTTCGCCTATGCCCAGGCGGACGTGAAGGTCGGCGTCATCACCTCCTCCACTGGCCCCATCGCCCTGGTCGGCATTCCGCAGAAGAACTCGGTGCCGCTGCTGCCCACCCAGGCCGGCGAGCAGAAGGTCACCTACATCCAGCTGGATGACGGCAGCGACCCCACCGCCACCGTGAAGGCGCTGAAGAAACTGATCAGCGAAGAGAACGTCGACGCCATCATCGGCCCGAGCGGTTCGCCGAATGCCATGGGCGTGATCCAGTTCGCCGCCGAGGCCGGCGTGCCGCTGCTGGCCCCGGTGGGCACCGCCGCCGTGGTGCTGCCGATGAACGAGCAGAAGAAGTGGGTGTTCAAGACCACCCAGAACGACGACCTGATCGCCAAGGCCCTGGTGCAGGACATGAACGCCCGTGGGGTGAAGACCCTGGGCTTCATCGGCACTGCCGACCCCTACGGCGAGAACTGGTCCAAGGTGATGGCCGCCATGGCCGCCGAACACGGCATCAAGCTGGTGGCCACCGAGCGCTTCCAGCGCCAGGACACCTCGGTCACCGGCCAGAGCCTGAAGGTCCTCGCCGCCCGCCCCGACGCCGTACTCGTAGCCGCACCGGGCAGCGCCGCGGTGCTCCCGCAGACCACCCTGTTCGACCAGGGCTACCGTGGCCAGATGTACCAGACCCACGGTGCCGCCCTGCCGGACTTCCTCAAGCTCGGCGGCAAGAAGGTGGAAGGCACCATCCTCGCCGCCAGCCTGATGCTGGTGCTCGACCAGATGCCCGACACCCACCCGTCCAAGACCATCGCCGGCGAATACGTGGCCGCCTACGAGAAGCTCAACGGCAGCAAGCCGGCCACATTCGGCGCCAACACCTTCGACGCCGGCATCCTGCTGCAGAAGGCCATCCCCGAGGCCGCCGCCAAGGCGCAGCCGGGCACTCCGGAGTTCCGCGCGGCCCTGCGCGACGCCCTGGAAGCCAGCCATGAAGTGGCCGCCACCCAGGGCGTCTACAACATGACCCCCGAGGACCACAGCGGCTTCGACGAACGCGGTCGCGAACTGATCCAGGTGAAGAACGGCACCTGGACCCTGCTCGGCCGCAACTGA
- a CDS encoding amidase, translated as MTIVVERLELGGTGRTVMVKDTIDIAGHPTRASSRALEEAPDAERHADVVQALLDAGCRIIGKTSLHELAFGTTGLNAWTGTAENPRYPGRIPGGSSSGSAAAVAAGLCDFSLGTDTGGSVRVPAACCGVFGLKPTFGRVSRAGVMPAETTLDCVGPFAASIGLLIEAMTAIDPSFSALPTVSGIRIGVVPVAANPEVQAALDAVLEAADFPLEVMPLPGMQAAYDAGLAIINRETWNGCGHLVETGLVGADIAARLLAASNTSDAALADAESVRAAFTAEVDAALARCPILALPTMPDYPALVADAFDTRAAIGMTAFVRPFNLTGHPALSIPFEGASKLPVGLQLVAAKGADELLLAVARELVQRLEQ; from the coding sequence ATGACGATAGTGGTCGAGCGACTGGAGCTGGGTGGCACGGGGCGAACCGTGATGGTGAAAGACACCATCGATATCGCCGGCCACCCGACCCGCGCTTCCAGTCGTGCGCTGGAGGAAGCGCCCGACGCCGAGCGCCATGCCGACGTGGTCCAGGCCCTGCTGGACGCCGGCTGCCGCATCATTGGCAAGACCAGCCTGCATGAGCTGGCCTTCGGCACCACCGGCCTGAATGCCTGGACCGGCACTGCGGAAAATCCGCGTTATCCCGGCCGCATTCCCGGCGGTTCTTCCAGTGGATCGGCCGCTGCCGTGGCCGCCGGACTCTGCGACTTCTCCCTGGGCACCGATACCGGTGGCTCGGTACGCGTGCCTGCTGCTTGTTGCGGTGTGTTCGGCCTGAAACCCACCTTTGGCCGCGTCAGCCGTGCCGGCGTGATGCCGGCCGAGACAACCCTCGATTGCGTGGGGCCCTTCGCCGCCAGCATCGGCCTGCTGATCGAAGCCATGACTGCCATCGATCCTTCCTTCAGTGCGCTGCCCACCGTCAGTGGCATTCGCATCGGCGTCGTGCCGGTGGCGGCCAACCCGGAAGTGCAGGCCGCCCTGGACGCCGTGCTGGAAGCTGCGGATTTCCCCCTGGAAGTCATGCCGCTGCCAGGCATGCAGGCCGCCTATGACGCGGGCCTGGCCATCATCAACCGAGAAACCTGGAACGGCTGTGGTCACCTGGTCGAAACCGGCCTGGTGGGCGCCGACATCGCCGCCCGCCTGCTGGCCGCCAGCAACACCAGCGATGCTGCCCTCGCCGATGCCGAATCAGTACGCGCTGCCTTCACCGCCGAGGTGGATGCCGCCCTGGCGCGCTGCCCCATCCTCGCCCTGCCGACCATGCCGGATTACCCGGCGTTGGTGGCGGATGCCTTTGACACCCGTGCGGCCATCGGCATGACCGCCTTCGTGCGGCCGTTCAATCTCACTGGCCACCCGGCACTGAGCATTCCCTTCGAGGGCGCCTCGAAGCTGCCGGTGGGCCTGCAACTCGTTGCCGCCAAGGGCGCGGACGAACTGTTGCTGGCAGTCGCCCGCGAGCTTGTGCAGCGCCTCGAACAATAA
- a CDS encoding acyl-CoA dehydrogenase family protein, whose protein sequence is MSSLSELDYQRPTPITASEGFQALLADIRERARREEFDRQKFISQDVIERFKELGVYRALVPTRFGGDQRSPMEFCQMVEEISAADGSAGWVASFGMNPVYLAALPLATLEKVYANGPDVVFAGGIFPPQPAAFVEGGLEVNGRWKFSSGCMGANLIGVGISPKNGDTVGLPRLAVMPREKVKIEETWDVIGLIGTGSHDVVIEGVVVPEEWTFVRGGPANLDEPMFRYPSLSFATQVLSVVGLGVARAALDYLSGMATGRFSVTGAPALADRPLAQMQMAKAEAELRAARAWFFEAMENAWATLLAGDPVSVEQTNLLRLSSTHATRVSAEVARTAQMLSGMTGVYRDNPLSRFVNDTLVVTQHAFMGDMTYQNAGAIFFGNKPLPGYL, encoded by the coding sequence ATGTCTTCGCTAAGCGAGCTGGATTACCAGCGCCCCACCCCGATTACCGCGAGTGAAGGATTCCAGGCACTGCTCGCCGACATCCGCGAGCGTGCCCGGCGCGAGGAATTCGACCGGCAGAAATTCATTTCCCAGGACGTGATCGAGCGCTTCAAGGAACTCGGCGTCTACCGTGCCCTGGTGCCCACACGCTTCGGCGGCGACCAGCGCTCGCCGATGGAGTTCTGCCAGATGGTGGAAGAGATTTCCGCCGCTGATGGTTCCGCCGGCTGGGTCGCCAGCTTCGGCATGAACCCGGTGTACCTGGCCGCACTGCCGCTGGCGACCCTGGAAAAGGTCTATGCCAACGGCCCGGATGTAGTCTTCGCCGGCGGCATCTTCCCGCCGCAACCGGCCGCCTTCGTCGAGGGCGGACTGGAAGTGAACGGGCGCTGGAAGTTCTCCAGTGGCTGCATGGGCGCCAACCTGATCGGTGTCGGCATCAGCCCGAAGAACGGTGACACCGTCGGCCTGCCGCGCCTGGCCGTGATGCCGCGCGAGAAGGTGAAGATCGAGGAAACCTGGGACGTGATCGGCCTGATCGGCACCGGCAGCCACGATGTGGTGATCGAAGGCGTGGTCGTGCCGGAGGAGTGGACCTTCGTTCGCGGTGGCCCGGCCAATCTCGACGAACCGATGTTCCGCTATCCCTCGCTGTCCTTCGCCACCCAGGTGCTCTCGGTGGTCGGCCTGGGCGTTGCCCGCGCCGCCCTGGATTACCTCTCCGGCATGGCCACTGGCCGTTTCTCCGTCACCGGTGCCCCGGCTCTGGCCGACCGCCCGCTGGCGCAGATGCAGATGGCCAAGGCCGAAGCCGAGCTGCGCGCCGCCCGCGCCTGGTTCTTTGAGGCCATGGAAAACGCCTGGGCCACCCTGCTGGCCGGCGACCCGGTGAGCGTGGAGCAGACCAACCTGCTGCGCCTGTCCTCCACCCACGCCACCCGCGTATCCGCCGAAGTGGCGCGCACCGCGCAAATGCTCTCCGGCATGACCGGCGTGTACCGGGACAACCCCCTGTCGCGCTTCGTCAACGACACCCTGGTGGTTACCCAGCACGCGTTCATGGGCGACATGACCTACCAGAACGCCGGCGCGATCTTCTTCGGCAACAAGCCGCTACCCGGCTACCTGTGA
- a CDS encoding IacB protein — protein MSDKKALRVLFCMGINQNFFDAPREEQLQVWAAFSEMWNGIHDLPGVNVFGNMDDDQSMVGPSTGYPWTTYLLADVPDIETVHAACNLFRTTPVGEGTYKLWRYCKVEARTGRELIIQRA, from the coding sequence ATGAGCGATAAGAAAGCCCTGCGCGTCCTGTTCTGCATGGGTATCAACCAGAATTTCTTCGACGCCCCGCGTGAGGAACAACTGCAGGTCTGGGCCGCCTTCAGCGAGATGTGGAACGGCATCCACGACCTGCCCGGCGTGAACGTGTTCGGCAACATGGACGACGACCAGAGCATGGTCGGACCAAGCACCGGCTACCCCTGGACCACCTACCTGCTGGCCGACGTGCCGGACATCGAGACCGTCCACGCCGCCTGCAACCTGTTCCGCACGACCCCGGTGGGCGAGGGCACCTACAAGCTCTGGCGTTACTGCAAGGTCGAGGCCCGCACCGGCCGCGAACTGATCATCCAGCGCGCGTGA